Proteins from a genomic interval of Mustela lutreola isolate mMusLut2 chromosome 4, mMusLut2.pri, whole genome shotgun sequence:
- the LOC131830300 gene encoding olfactory receptor 6E1-like encodes MLLWKEMPMEMGNGTTVQEFTLEGFPAIQNLGKVFFLVHLLAYLTSIVSNAIIVTITCADSRLHTPMYFFLSIFSCLECGIISAVIPKLLIIFLLNMQTISLSACFIQAFVTVFLGSAVFFLIAVMSLDRYVAICKPLHYPTIMNPKTCILLVTACFTLPFPLITGLVVKVSQLSFCGPHVIPHFFCDLGPLIHLSCSNTSSTEMLAFVLTSFILLTSLIITTIAYSNIVVTILRLPSVREKQKAFSTCSSHLIVLSLMYGSCVFIYVKPKQTNRLDSNREAALVNTVVTPLLNPVIYTLRNKQVHQALRETMCRMKISR; translated from the coding sequence ATGCTGCTGTGGAAAGAGATGCCCATGGAAATGGGGAACGGGACAACTGTCCAAGAATTCACCTTGGAGGGGTTTCCTGCCATCCAAAACTTGGGAAAGGTCTTCTTCCTCGTGCACCTGCTGGCATACCTGACATCCATTGTAAGCAATGCGATCATAGTCACCATCACCTGTGCTGACTCCCGGCTCCACACACCTATGTACTTTTTCCTCAGCATTTTCTCCTGCTTGGAGTGTGGTATCATAAGTGCTGTTATTCCTAAATTGCTGATCATCTTTCTCTTAAACATGCAAACTATTTCCCTTTCTGCCTGTTTTATACAAGCATTTGTCACTGTATTTCTGGGATCAGCTGTTTTCTTCCTCATAGCAGTGATGTCACTGGATCGGTATGTGGCCATTTGCAAGCCTCTGCATTATCCAACCATCATGAACCCGAAGACTTGCATCCTCCTGGTCACTGCCTGCTTCACATTGCCCTTCCCCCTCATTACTGGTCTTGTAGTGAAGGTTTCCCAATTATCCTTCTGTGGCCCCCATGTCATTCCCCACTTTTTCTGTGACCTTGGCCCCCTGATTCATCTCTCCTGTTCTAATACCAGCTCCACTGAAATGTTAGCCTTTGTCCTCACTTCTTTTATTCTATTGACATCCCTTATCATAACCACCATTGCATACAGCAACATAGTAGTCACAATCCTCCGACTCCCATCTGtaagggagaaacagaaagctTTCTCCACTTGCTCCTCTCACCTCATAGTTCTCTCTCTAATGTATGGCAGCTGTGTGTTCATATATGTGAAACCAAAGCAAACGAACAGGCTGGACTCCAACAGGGAGGCTGCCCTTGTGAACACGGTGGTGACCCCCTTGCTCAACCCTGTCATCTACACTCTGCGGAACAAGCAGGTGCACCAGGCTCTGAGGGAAACAATGTGCAGAATGAAAATATCAAGATAA
- the LOC131830301 gene encoding olfactory receptor 6E1-like: MEVRNETTIQEFILEGFPAIQALGNVFFLIHLLAYLASISGNVVIIIITWVDHRLWTPMYILLSTFSFSECCFITSVIPKLLSIFLLGRQPISFTACLIQAFSFFFFGSIIFFLMAVMSLDRYVAICKPLHYPTIMNLKTCFLLVTACFALSFPLITGLVVKVFQLSFCGPHVIPHFLCDLGPLIHLSCSDTSSTEMLAFVLTSFILLTSLIITTIAYSNIVVTVLRLPSAKEKQKAFSTCSSHLLVLSLMYSSCLFIYVKPKQTNRLDSNREAALVNTVVTPLLNPVIYTLRNKQVHRALRDALSRLRLQKQSFGG, translated from the coding sequence ATGGAGGTGAGGAATGAGACAACAATCCAAGAATTCATTCTGGAAGGGTTTCCTGCCATCCAGGCCCTAGGGAATGTCTTCTTCCTGATCCATCTGCTGGCATACCTGGCCTCTATCTCAGGAAATGTGGTGATCATCATCATCACTTGGGTTGACCATCGGCTCTGGACACCAATGTATATTTTACTCAGCACGTTCTCCTTCTCTGAATGCTGTTTTATCACCTCAGTTATTCCTAAACTGCTGTCTATCTTCCTGTTGGGAAGGCAACCAATTTCCTTTACTGCTTGTCTCATacaagccttttcttttttcttttttgggtcaataattttcttcctcaTGGCAGTGATGTCTCTGGATCGGTATGTGGCCATTTGCAAGCCTCTGCATTACCCGACCATCATGAACCTGAAGACTTGCTTCCTCCTGGTCACTGCCTGCTTTGCCTTGTCCTTCCCTCTCATCACTGGGCTGGTAGTGAAGGTTTTCCAGTTGTCCTTCTGTGGCCCCCATGTCATCCCCCActttctctgtgaccttggccccCTGATTCATCTCTCCTGTTCTGACACCAGCTCCACTGAAATGTTGGCCTTTGTCCTCACTTCCTTTATCTTGTTGACATCCCTTATCATAACCACCATTGCATACAGCAACATAGTAGTCACAGTCCTGCGACTCCCATCAGccaaggagaaacagaaagcttTCTCCACTTGCTCCTCTcacctccttgtgctctctctgatgtACAGCAgttgtttgtttatatatgtgAAACCAAAGCAAACGAACAGGCTGGACTCCAACAGGGAGGCTGCCCTTGTGAACACGGTGGTGACCCCACTGCTCAACCCTGTCATCTACACTCTGCGGAACAAGCAGGTCCACCGGGCTCTGAGGGATGCTCTATCGAGATTGAGGTTACAGAAACAGAGCTTTGGTGGTTAA